The Castanea sativa cultivar Marrone di Chiusa Pesio chromosome 11, ASM4071231v1 genome contains a region encoding:
- the LOC142614785 gene encoding 14 kDa zinc-binding protein: protein MEESDSLDIKKERIRLGRIGVLNSHLSSNPNPMASEKEAALAAVPSDSPTIFDKIISKEIPSKVVYEDDEVLAFRDISPQAPTHILIIPKVKAGLSGLSKAEERHCEILGRLLYTAKLVAKQEGLDDGFRIVINDGPSGCQSVYHIHVHLLGGRQMNWPPG from the exons ATGGAAGAAAGTGATAGTCTagatataaaaaaggaaagaattagGCTCGGTCGGATTGGTGTCTTGAACTCTCATTTGTCTTCAAATCCAAATCCCATGGCTTCAGAGAAAGAAGCCGCTCTTGCAGCTGTTCCTTCTGATTCTCCCACCAT ATTTGACAAAATCATTAGTAAAGAAATTCCATCTAAGGTGGTTTATGAGGATGATGAG GTCCTTGCTTTTAGAGACATATCTCCCCAAGCTCCCACACACATATTAATTATTCCTAAAGTTAAGGCTGGGTTGAGTGGACTATCTAAG GCTGAGGAGAGGCACTGTGAGATTCTTGGCCGCCTTCTCTATACTGCCAAGCTTGTTGCCAAGCAGGAGGGTCTGGATGATGGCTTCAGGATTGTGATTAATGATGGGCCAAGTGGAT GTCAATCTGTTTATCACATTCACGTCCACCTCCTTGGGGGACGACAAATGAACTGGCCCCCTGGCTAA